TGTGTTCAAAGTTACGCGGAGGCGCTTTGTTTATATCTTGTGATTTGTGCCATGCCGTTGTCTTGGaacatcgtcgtcgtctcaTCTTCGTGTTGTAATTAATCTACCTGTACGTTTGGTTTGTTCTGCGCAGAGATCCGAACGGAAAGTTACATTTGGTTCAAGATATCGGTCGGATACCTTTGGTCAGCACTAAACTAATCGAAGATCCTAGTGATAATCATACGGACGAAGATGGtaaattgaagagaaaaaaaatctatgtatTTTTATATCGAATAAATAGGTACCGTAGACAGATAAAATGTCGCGCCGCCGGTATAGCAAAGGAGCTGCAATTTGTgctaaaaatacttacatatagGACAGTTGTaaatttggttttattttcgGCAAATTATCGcgtataaaaatataggttatAAAATGAGAAAACCCCCTATTTCAAAGAATGAGTCCCGGTGAAGCACTATAAAATCTCGGAAAATTTTATGTTTCCCAGATGCGCGCCGTTTTTCTataaagcttttgaaaatgaattatcgATTTAGCGATGAGATTTCTCTAGTAGGTATACGGGTTCGTTTGTGTTTGTGCTTTTTTCTCTGACTCCGGTAACCTTCCAGAGCCCTAAGAGGGATGGGGTTTTCGACGAAAAAGAACCAACATCGCCTCGTCATCGTGCTATTTTCCgacaaaattaattaataatttaatcgTCCTAGTTGTATTAGTATTTTAAGCTGTATTGTTTTGCGATGCAGGAATGTCGGTGTGTACGCACAGTCAAGCGGCCAGCAGCAATATTCACAGAAAAGGAAGCCAAAGTAATATTTGCGAATCGCAATCGCTCCAGTCGTTAATTACGTGCCCTCAACATCATGATTTTAAACTCGTGATCGAGAAAAAAGGCGCTCAACCTGAGACGGTTCATTTGTACGCGTTAACAATGCAAGAAAAAGCTGCCTGGATTAGCGATATTAgccaggtaggtacctagttgacGAATAATCCGGTCaaaattgcgtgaaaattaTTCGCAGGAGATTCTACGTAAATTctaatatttgtattttgatgTCGTAGTGTTTAGATAATGTAAGATTTAGCGATTTCGTCCAAGGAGGAGATGCATCGATGGTTACCATGCCTCATTGTGTTAGAAATGATCCTAAACTCTTCCAAGACGATGTTGATATTAGATTTAGTAGAACGTTGAACTCATGCAAGGTATGTCAGGTTAGCGATTATTGGATCTTTATATCGATATTCTTCCCTTCTAGGTTCGTTTTgctctggtaaatttttgtattcaaaattttactactttGTTACCTATTCTAGCATTATACAGGTAAAACGTATCTAGAAGGTTGAATATAAATTTCTCCAACTTGGATACAAATGCCAGTTTGATTACACGATGATTTTGTTTTAGGTGCCAAAAATTCGCTACGCTACTCCAGAACGTCTTCTAGAACGATTAACAGACCTTCGATTCTTatctattgattttttgaacacgtttttacTCACGTACAAAGTATTCACCGATGGGGTTACTGTTTTGGAAGCTTTAAAGAAGGTATACTACGATGCAGAGCCACCAGAAGCGCAAACTACCTACCAAGGTTTACCGGATTCATCGATGTAAGTATAGTATTGTATTTTATTGgtatttagttttgaaaaaatttcaaatgaaaggATCAATACAACGGATGATTTACTGATAGGGATTCTTTTTACGGCAGATTTACTGATTTTCAATCGAACCAGGAGTTATTATCGGCTCATCTAGCAGAATTAGAGCATAGAGGATGTTTAATGTCTCCGAGACGTATTAGTGCTAGCTCGATGTCTGGTAAGTAATTCAACTTCGTTAATTATACCATTCGAAACGATATACGACTAATAATTTCAAGGTGCAGGATACGATTCAGAGACCAGTGAACGAGAAAGAAGTTCTAGTTACGATTCGCAAGGATATAAACCGTTTTGGAGATTTAGCAGTTTTAAGAAAGGTAAGCAAGATCGTTTGTGTTTGAAGGCTTGCTTGTAGTGTAGATTGTTTTATTGctcttttcctcaaaaatcaaaatccatcaTACTTGAATaataatatttctttttttttttcgttagaaTTTTCTCATCTGGTtctatgttttaaaatttttaaattcaaaatgtgtTCTACcccatcgacattttttttttttgaaaaaaataagaaataagtgaaacaaataataattttgttaCAAAACGGACAAAGCAAGTGcagctttttgaattttcatttgcgAGATAAATAATTTAATGACTTACCTGAGATAATATCGAGAAGAAAgatcatttttggcataaaaatgtCAAGTGATGCattaatctttaaaaaaaattatcttctaaataaaaataaaacacatacCTATGTACAGCAATTTAAAACAGAGAGGTACctagatgtttgaaaaatgtttaattgaaaaaaaaaattgctgatatGTAATTGCTAACATTACCCTTGTGAAGTTGAACTGAATCTTTgaatgaatacaaaaaattacaaaaatgaacaTCTAACAAGACAACTTTCTGAAGTGgcactcttcgatttgaacggaacTGAACTAGATCGAAAAAGAATGCCCTAAAACcttcataattgaaatttcaggggttgaaattcatttttggatttttgaagaatttttgaaaatttggaaaaagtgttttgagaccaatttttcacatttttcatgaaactagattttttgaaaaaagtgaaccaatgtgaataattccttcaattcaacttccaCACACCAACATCTAGTACATAGTTTTAGGCCattttggagctttcagaaattttaaatcgttctGGAACGGCCACAAGTGAATATTAACTCCAATAATTTCGGTCTTTGGGCACCCTCTAAACCGTTTCAACATGGTTACTGCAGAATACCAGGAATTCCAGttcaaatacgaatttttgaagaaattgtgatttcagggagggggaggggaattaaatttttgaagaaggtaTGTAACGAAAACGTTCCAGAGGGTGCCCAATAAAGGTCTGCCAAAGTTATGCgtgctaaaaattatttctaccCTTTCCAGAACAATTTTAAACTAGAGAAAATTAAagaatcgctggaggctccagaatggcttaaaATTACTACctagttgttgatgtgtgggagcTGAACTAAATGAAGAGTTGAGGTTTCTTCTTGAAAGTTCGGTTTCAATTattactcaattttaaattttctattcaattctttttttttttaaatacaaaaacaaaaaaaacgatctCTTCAACCGAATCAAAAtaatttacgttttgaaacctcttcaaattttatattaGATGGAATTTTGggttattaatttcaatttatattcttactattttgtctttttattgtagattttgtaatttcaagatcaatttaattatacgtatacctatccagcaaaataataaaaaaaacaacgaaaatttaaatagctttttgagaattatttcgTTGATAAATATGCGGAATCAGGATAACAATAAAGAAAATAGGTACGaagaataaaaacgaaaaattcttgTAAAAGTTTCAGTGATAAAGTAATAAAACAACTGACGAAcattaagaatttttgaaaatatgttcaagtaggttaatttgaaaatgtgggtgggtttaaatttttcaaacatgcgGAAGCTTTTCGAAATCTTTTTGACTGggaagtataatttttcaagggCGAATATTTGAAGTAAGTAGGCGGCATTTCTGAGAGGTAgatattaaataaaaaagaaaacgagttgaaaaacaaaGTGTTTTATGTAGAAATATTCCAATAATGTTCGCAAATGTCAAAGAAATAATAATCAATGCCAATCAGCGAGCTGTTATTCTGGCCTTTATTTTCATAGTCAACCGCTTTTTATAATTCAAGTTTAACCATAGAGTATGTTTTCATTgactaatttaaataaaaatttgttttcagtgGATGAAGAATTATTATGTCAAATCAAAGAAATAACGGTCACTTCGAAAGAAGAAGATTCTGCCGAAGCTGAAGAAGATGCAGAACCTAAACGAAGAGTGAGCATCAGAGTAGAAGAACCGAAAGGAAGTAAATTAGATATACCGCCGAACACTTTGAGCGAATCCTCAAGCAGTGAAACACTAATGGGTAAAAGATTAAGCGCAGATTTAATACAttataaatgtacctataattattttttttcatcggatCATACCTATAATATTACCTATCTATTTGAATAGCTGCCAGCGCTCCGTCATCTCCTGGTAATTTGAGTAGTACGACATTGGTGGCTTTATCGACTGATCAAGGTACAGGAGAGTCATCAAATGTCGAAGGAGTAGAAAAAACACCGGAAAAATCAGCCGAAAAGTTGACGGAAAAATTAGTCGAGAAATCGTTGGAAAAAGCTGCAGAGAAATCGGTCGAAGAACAAACGCCCACGAGAAGTTCAACTCCTTCGAGATCTACGGATCATATACCATCGATTGGCGAATCTATTTCAGCTACTTCGTCTCCTATTCATATGTCAAGGTAATTAGTAATTAAATATTTAGATATTTAATAcgaatacctatatatttttgtacctatacctatctatcCAGCTGTTttgtatctatgtacctacttatttcaaataattacctatattttacaGAGGTAGCTTCAGTCAACAAATACCATTGGGTCGTCGTACTTCTCATATGAGTGATACCGGTTCAACTAGCGGTACCAGCGGTTTAACTAAAAGAAGAAGCATAGTTACCAGCGAATCTCAAGATGAAGGATTCCCAGATGATATTAGTTGTACGTCGTCTAAACATTCCTCCATCGCGTACCCAATATCATTTCAAGTGAGTATTTTCTCAAATCATGATCGTCGTCTTCATCGCATTAGAAATTTAACTCGAAATAATCctattttagaatttcttcAAACAACGAAAATCTCAAGCCGGAATGAGCGAAGATGAAAGTGGACCCGATAGTTCTCGTACAGCATCTCAAAGATCCAGTGTACAGCATGACAGAAGTCGTAAACCAGCCAGTAAAGCAGGAGTTGTGATCACTTCATCGAGACAGTCCAAAAGAAGGTTAAAATCTTGATAAAGTGACGCATTATAGTTAATTCTTTCATCACCTACTAcgttattttctttttataatCATAGGAGTAGCACATCAGCGACGGCTGCAGCCTTTGCAATCGCAACATCAGCGTCGAGCAACCCTCGAGATATTTCTCCTCAGCGTGCTGAAGAGACTCAAGACCTAGCTACATCGCGAGTTAGCAGTTTCAGAGAGAAATACAAACGAAAAGATTCCATTTTATCAACAGCTGCCACGATGAGAGTATTAAATGTGCTTAAACATTGGGTTTCCAAGCATTCGCAAGTATGTAATCGAGATTCCAAATATTCTCATGTAATATGGCTGTTGAGTgtcgatgaattttgaatttcatcgtgaaacatttattttggtaggatttcgatgaaaatgaagaattaaaaaCGATGACAATCAATTTCCTTAACGAGATAATCGCCGCTCCGAATCTACTCCAGGCTGAGCAGAAAGTAGCCAATCAGTTGTTGAATTTATTGAACGAGCATAAAGATAAGATGAACGAAGAGCAAATCGAACTGAATTTATTGTTTACTACTCCATCGGTAAGTGTGATTTACGGATAAAGAGCAATCTGAGTTTTATGAATTGTCTTCattataattacctatttgTAGCCTACTGCTTTATTGCAGAGTCCGAATACTCAAGGTATTGAGAAATTCTCAGCTCTGGAAATTGCCGAAGAGATGACTTACATCGATCATAAAATATTTATATCCATAAGAAGCCAGTAAGTTATCTGTTTTATGTGCATTATTCGTTCAAATGAATATCCTATATTGAGATCTATTAACGTtacgttcaaaaatttacagGGAATTCTTAGCCAACGCTTGGATGAAAGAAGACAAAGCTGTACGAGCACCGCATATAATCCTAATGACTAAACGTTTCAACGAAGTACGCCTATATTTCTTTGTTTCACGCACAAAAGTCATCCAAATAATTGACAAACTCAACTGATTAAATTTACCCCATTTCAGGGATCTCAACTCGTCGCTTCCGAGATAATTCGAAGAACAAACATGTCAGCCCGAGTGAACGCTATAGAAAAATGGACCGCTGTTGCAGATATCGCCCGATGTCTTCGAAACTACAACGGAGTACTCCAGATTTGCGCCGCTTTCACCACCAGCCCAGTTTACCGACTGAAAAAAACCTGGGAGAAGGTTTCCAAATCTACGAGATCGACTATCAAAAAGCTACAATTGACTGTATCGTCGGATGGCAGATTTCGTAACTTGAGAGATACCTTGAGACGATCGGAACCGCCTTGTATTCCGTATTTGGGAATGTATTTGTCTGATTTATCGTTTATTGAAGAAGGAACGCCTAATTTTACCGAAGATgggttgttgaatttttcaaaaatgcgaatggtgcgtataattttttttttgtcacagctCGTGTAGATTTTGCTTGCCAGATTAATGATTTCTGATccgttttttgacaaaaattttttgggttagTTACGATTTGAGAATTCTTTATTTGATTATgtatatttcaacttttcaagcattttgagGCAACTTTcctaacttgtcaaaaaaatgaaaatttgtatcccattttttggaaatttttctgaaaaactggGTGAAGCAACCGCATTTTATGGggtatgtttttttctcattgattcgtctttttttcttttttctttttctttttttttttacatgttgaGACTCACTTTTGATtatcagatgaaaaattatatttttcgggactaatttttaaaatttcaaactatctttttcaattttatttgtggcTGAATTTTTTGCGCGTTTTGAGGCACACTGTCAATTTTAAtgacaaaataaattattttgagttcaatttttttgaaaaaattgcaagaaatggAATTggcttctaatttttttcagattaatttTTCCTCACGCTTTTTAATGTCCATTTTCAGTTCAAATAAgccagaaaattaatttctgcgaggctattttcgtttgaaaaatataagaaaagtaataaaaaatttgattgagcAGTTTTCacatgaaatattattttttggaattttatttgaatttttgaagcatttcaaGGTCTAATTTCATATCAaacgtagttttttttcaattcgattttttttgaaaaatttcatagaaaaaaaCGATGACTTGAATTGAGCAGCTAAGTTTTTGTGGGCATGAGGAgtcatga
This region of Planococcus citri chromosome 5, ihPlaCitr1.1, whole genome shotgun sequence genomic DNA includes:
- the LOC135846510 gene encoding ras-specific guanine nucleotide-releasing factor 2-like isoform X7 yields the protein MDSVDSTRRSRSNFSPKMLSPKMQRSIRVNDSQLVMLSERAHFDHSRAGYLHKRTADSNKWQLRWFVLYQNLLFYYDSEACNRPSGVVFLEGCYCERIITTTGCTKKDLHDKQLCFAISYRRENQRQYELRASNEADCQHWVEAIRDASFNKLLLQKEELEQKHLHLLQIVESEKTAKWQYTQQCEDLAVEIKKLRSELYTMKKEWKPTAASSCSNISTTSGYEGSQQFPANVASSSDSPVIDAVQLQKIKKVQSFFRGWLCRRRWKQIVEQYIKSPHAESMRKRNCLVFRMVEEEEEYLKQLDIIVSCFLRPLRMAACSQKPPCTHEDINSIFLNVETILFLHQIFYKGLSSRMESWPTLILGDLFNMLIPMLSIYQEYVRNHHYSVQVLTECKQSAAFSTILDKLENKPACHSCQLDTFLMTPMHQIPRYIVTLHELLAHTPHDHVDRKSLMEACQKLEDLSRQIKDEVSETENLRKNLAIERMIVSGCDILLDVNQVYVREGRLVHYFPDRSIATRVRWSLSKTPEKIAVRYCYLFSNHLILTTRDPNGKLHLVQDIGRIPLVSTKLIEDPSDNHTDEDGMSVCTHSQAASSNIHRKGSQSNICESQSLQSLITCPQHHDFKLVIEKKGAQPETVHLYALTMQEKAAWISDISQCLDNVRFSDFVQGGDASMVTMPHCVRNDPKLFQDDVDIRFSRTLNSCKVPKIRYATPERLLERLTDLRFLSIDFLNTFLLTYKVFTDGVTVLEALKKVYYDAEPPEAQTTYQGLPDSSMDSFYGRFTDFQSNQELLSAHLAELEHRGCLMSPRRISASSMSGYDSETSERERSSSYDSQGYKPFWRFSSFKKVDEELLCQIKEITVTSKEEDSAEAEEDAEPKRRVSIRVEEPKGSKLDIPPNTLSESSSSETLMAASAPSSPGNLSSTTLVALSTDQGTGESSNVEGVEKTPEKSAEKLTEKLVEKSLEKAAEKSVEEQTPTRSSTPSRSTDHIPSIGESISATSSPIHMSRGSFSQQIPLGRRTSHMSDTGSTSGTSGLTKRRSIVTSESQDEGFPDDISCTSSKHSSIAYPISFQNFFKQRKSQAGMSEDESGPDSSRTASQRSSVQHDRSRKPASKAGVVITSSRQSKRRSSTSATAAAFAIATSASSNPRDISPQRAEETQDLATSRVSSFREKYKRKDSILSTAATMRVLNVLKHWVSKHSQDFDENEELKTMTINFLNEIIAAPNLLQAEQKVANQLLNLLNEHKDKMNEEQIELNLLFTTPSSPNTQGIEKFSALEIAEEMTYIDHKIFISIRSQEFLANAWMKEDKAVRAPHIILMTKRFNEGSQLVASEIIRRTNMSARVNAIEKWTAVADIARCLRNYNGVLQICAAFTTSPVYRLKKTWEKVSKSTRSTIKKLQLTVSSDGRFRNLRDTLRRSEPPCIPYLGMYLSDLSFIEEGTPNFTEDGLLNFSKMRMIAHVIREVRCYQDTRYSIEHNPKVSSYLLNKSLLLDDEELYRRSLELEPRTSRLSITPLSSVPQNLSSQGS
- the LOC135846510 gene encoding ras-specific guanine nucleotide-releasing factor 2-like isoform X1, which gives rise to MDSVDSTRRSRSNFSPKMLSPKMQRSIRVNDSQLVMLSERAHFDHSRAGYLHKRTADSNKWQLRWFVLYQNLLFYYDSEACNRPSGVVFLEGCYCERIITTTGCTKKDLHDKQLCFAISYRRENQRQYELRASNEADCQHWVEAIRDASFNKLLLQKEELEQKHLHLLQIVESEKTAKWQYTQQCEDLAVEIKKLRSELYTMKKEWKPTAASSCSNISTTSGYEGSQQFPANVASSSDSPVIDAVQLQKIKKVQSFFRGWLCRRRWKQIVEQYIKSPHAESMRKRNCLVFRMVEEEEEYLKQLDIIVSCFLRPLRMAACSQKPPCTHEDINSIFLNVETILFLHQIFYKGLSSRMESWPTLILGDLFNMLIPMLSIYQEYVRNHHYSVQVLTECKQSAAFSTILDKLENKPACHSCQLDTFLMTPMHQIPRYIVTLHELLAHTPHDHVDRKSLMEACQKLEDLSRQIKDEVSETENLRKNLAIERMIVSGCDILLDVNQVYVREGRLVHYFPDRSIATRVRWSLSKTPEKIAVRYCYLFSNHLILTTRDPNGKLHLVQDIGRIPLVSTKLIEDPSDNHTDEDGMSVCTHSQAASSNIHRKGSQSNICESQSLQSLITCPQHHDFKLVIEKKGAQPETVHLYALTMQEKAAWISDISQCLDNVRFSDFVQGGDASMVTMPHCVRNDPKLFQDDVDIRFSRTLNSCKVCQVPKIRYATPERLLERLTDLRFLSIDFLNTFLLTYKVFTDGVTVLEALKKVYYDAEPPEAQTTYQGLPDSSMDSFYGRFTDFQSNQELLSAHLAELEHRGCLMSPRRISASSMSGAGYDSETSERERSSSYDSQGYKPFWRFSSFKKVDEELLCQIKEITVTSKEEDSAEAEEDAEPKRRVSIRVEEPKGSKLDIPPNTLSESSSSETLMAASAPSSPGNLSSTTLVALSTDQGTGESSNVEGVEKTPEKSAEKLTEKLVEKSLEKAAEKSVEEQTPTRSSTPSRSTDHIPSIGESISATSSPIHMSRGSFSQQIPLGRRTSHMSDTGSTSGTSGLTKRRSIVTSESQDEGFPDDISCTSSKHSSIAYPISFQNFFKQRKSQAGMSEDESGPDSSRTASQRSSVQHDRSRKPASKAGVVITSSRQSKRRSSTSATAAAFAIATSASSNPRDISPQRAEETQDLATSRVSSFREKYKRKDSILSTAATMRVLNVLKHWVSKHSQDFDENEELKTMTINFLNEIIAAPNLLQAEQKVANQLLNLLNEHKDKMNEEQIELNLLFTTPSPTALLQSPNTQGIEKFSALEIAEEMTYIDHKIFISIRSQEFLANAWMKEDKAVRAPHIILMTKRFNEGSQLVASEIIRRTNMSARVNAIEKWTAVADIARCLRNYNGVLQICAAFTTSPVYRLKKTWEKVSKSTRSTIKKLQLTVSSDGRFRNLRDTLRRSEPPCIPYLGMYLSDLSFIEEGTPNFTEDGLLNFSKMRMIAHVIREVRCYQDTRYSIEHNPKVSSYLLNKSLLLDDEELYRRSLELEPRTSRLSITPLSSVPQNLSSQGS
- the LOC135846510 gene encoding ras-specific guanine nucleotide-releasing factor 2-like isoform X5, whose amino-acid sequence is MDSVDSTRRSRSNFSPKMLSPKMQRSIRVNDSQLVMLSERAHFDHSRAGYLHKRTADSNKWQLRWFVLYQNLLFYYDSEACNRPSGVVFLEGCYCERIITTTGCTKKDLHDKQLCFAISYRRENQRQYELRASNEADCQHWVEAIRDASFNKLLLQKEELEQKHLHLLQIVESEKTAKWQYTQQCEDLAVEIKKLRSELYTMKKEWKPTAASSCSNISTTSGYEGSQQFPANVASSSDSPVIDAVQLQKIKKVQSFFRGWLCRRRWKQIVEQYIKSPHAESMRKRNCLVFRMVEEEEEYLKQLDIIVSCFLRPLRMAACSQKPPCTHEDINSIFLNVETILFLHQIFYKGLSSRMESWPTLILGDLFNMLIPMLSIYQEYVRNHHYSVQVLTECKQSAAFSTILDKLENKPACHSCQLDTFLMTPMHQIPRYIVTLHELLAHTPHDHVDRKSLMEACQKLEDLSRQIKDEVSETENLRKNLAIERMIVSGCDILLDVNQVYVREGRLVHYFPDRSIATRVRWSLSKTPEKIAVRYCYLFSNHLILTTRDPNGKLHLVQDIGRIPLVSTKLIEDPSDNHTDEDGMSVCTHSQAASSNIHRKGSQSNICESQSLQSLITCPQHHDFKLVIEKKGAQPETVHLYALTMQEKAAWISDISQCLDNVRFSDFVQGGDASMVTMPHCVRNDPKLFQDDVDIRFSRTLNSCKVCQVPKIRYATPERLLERLTDLRFLSIDFLNTFLLTYKVFTDGVTVLEALKKVYYDAEPPEAQTTYQGLPDSSMDSFYGRFTDFQSNQELLSAHLAELEHRGCLMSPRRISASSMSGAGYDSETSERERSSSYDSQGYKPFWRFSSFKKVDEELLCQIKEITVTSKEEDSAEAEEDAEPKRRVSIRVEEPKGSKLDIPPNTLSESSSSETLMAASAPSSPGNLSSTTLVALSTDQGTGESSNVEGVEKTPEKSAEKLTEKLVEKSLEKAAEKSVEEQTPTRSSTPSRSTDHIPSIGESISATSSPIHMSRGSFSQQIPLGRRTSHMSDTGSTSGTSGLTKRRSIVTSESQDEGFPDDISCTSSKHSSIAYPISFQNFFKQRKSQAGMSEDESGPDSSRTASQRSSVQHDRSRKPASKAGVVITSSRQSKRRSSTSATAAAFAIATSASSNPRDISPQRAEETQDLATSRVSSFREKYKRKDSILSTAATMRVLNVLKHWVSKHSQDFDENEELKTMTINFLNEIIAAPNLLQAEQKVANQLLNLLNEHKDKMNEEQIELNLLFTTPSSPNTQGIEKFSALEIAEEMTYIDHKIFISIRSQEFLANAWMKEDKAVRAPHIILMTKRFNEGSQLVASEIIRRTNMSARVNAIEKWTAVADIARCLRNYNGVLQICAAFTTSPVYRLKKTWEKVSKSTRSTIKKLQLTVSSDGRFRNLRDTLRRSEPPCIPYLGMYLSDLSFIEEGTPNFTEDGLLNFSKMRMIAHVIREVRCYQDTRYSIEHNPKVSSYLLNKSLLLDDEELYRRSLELEPRTSRLSITPLSSVPQNLSSQGS
- the LOC135846510 gene encoding ras-specific guanine nucleotide-releasing factor 2-like isoform X2 — translated: MDSVDSTRRSRSNFSPKMLSPKMQRSIRVNDSQLVMLSERAHFDHSRAGYLHKRTADSNKWQLRWFVLYQNLLFYYDSEACNRPSGVVFLEGCYCERIITTTGCTKKDLHDKQLCFAISYRRENQRQYELRASNEADCQHWVEAIRDASFNKLLLQKEELEQKHLHLLQIVESEKTAKWQYTQQCEDLAVEIKKLRSELYTMKKEWKPTAASSCSNISTTSGYEGSQQFPANVASSSDSPVIDAVQLQKIKKVQSFFRGWLCRRRWKQIVEQYIKSPHAESMRKRNCLVFRMVEEEEEYLKQLDIIVSCFLRPLRMAACSQKPPCTHEDINSIFLNVETILFLHQIFYKGLSSRMESWPTLILGDLFNMLIPMLSIYQEYVRNHHYSVQVLTECKQSAAFSTILDKLENKPACHSCQLDTFLMTPMHQIPRYIVTLHELLAHTPHDHVDRKSLMEACQKLEDLSRQIKDEVSETENLRKNLAIERMIVSGCDILLDVNQVYVREGRLVHYFPDRSIATRVRWSLSKTPEKIAVRYCYLFSNHLILTTRDPNGKLHLVQDIGRIPLVSTKLIEDPSDNHTDEDGMSVCTHSQAASSNIHRKGSQSNICESQSLQSLITCPQHHDFKLVIEKKGAQPETVHLYALTMQEKAAWISDISQCLDNVRFSDFVQGGDASMVTMPHCVRNDPKLFQDDVDIRFSRTLNSCKVCQVPKIRYATPERLLERLTDLRFLSIDFLNTFLLTYKVFTDGVTVLEALKKVYYDAEPPEAQTTYQGLPDSSMDSFYGRFTDFQSNQELLSAHLAELEHRGCLMSPRRISASSMSGYDSETSERERSSSYDSQGYKPFWRFSSFKKVDEELLCQIKEITVTSKEEDSAEAEEDAEPKRRVSIRVEEPKGSKLDIPPNTLSESSSSETLMAASAPSSPGNLSSTTLVALSTDQGTGESSNVEGVEKTPEKSAEKLTEKLVEKSLEKAAEKSVEEQTPTRSSTPSRSTDHIPSIGESISATSSPIHMSRGSFSQQIPLGRRTSHMSDTGSTSGTSGLTKRRSIVTSESQDEGFPDDISCTSSKHSSIAYPISFQNFFKQRKSQAGMSEDESGPDSSRTASQRSSVQHDRSRKPASKAGVVITSSRQSKRRSSTSATAAAFAIATSASSNPRDISPQRAEETQDLATSRVSSFREKYKRKDSILSTAATMRVLNVLKHWVSKHSQDFDENEELKTMTINFLNEIIAAPNLLQAEQKVANQLLNLLNEHKDKMNEEQIELNLLFTTPSPTALLQSPNTQGIEKFSALEIAEEMTYIDHKIFISIRSQEFLANAWMKEDKAVRAPHIILMTKRFNEGSQLVASEIIRRTNMSARVNAIEKWTAVADIARCLRNYNGVLQICAAFTTSPVYRLKKTWEKVSKSTRSTIKKLQLTVSSDGRFRNLRDTLRRSEPPCIPYLGMYLSDLSFIEEGTPNFTEDGLLNFSKMRMIAHVIREVRCYQDTRYSIEHNPKVSSYLLNKSLLLDDEELYRRSLELEPRTSRLSITPLSSVPQNLSSQGS
- the LOC135846510 gene encoding ras-specific guanine nucleotide-releasing factor 2-like isoform X4 produces the protein MDSVDSTRRSRSNFSPKMLSPKMQRSIRVNDSQLVMLSERAHFDHSRAGYLHKRTADSNKWQLRWFVLYQNLLFYYDSEACNRPSGVVFLEGCYCERIITTTGCTKKDLHDKQLCFAISYRRENQRQYELRASNEADCQHWVEAIRDASFNKLLLQKEELEQKHLHLLQIVESEKTAKWQYTQQCEDLAVEIKKLRSELYTMKKEWKPTAASSCSNISTTSGYEGSQQFPANVASSSDSPVIDAVQLQKIKKVQSFFRGWLCRRRWKQIVEQYIKSPHAESMRKRNCLVFRMVEEEEEYLKQLDIIVSCFLRPLRMAACSQKPPCTHEDINSIFLNVETILFLHQIFYKGLSSRMESWPTLILGDLFNMLIPMLSIYQEYVRNHHYSVQVLTECKQSAAFSTILDKLENKPACHSCQLDTFLMTPMHQIPRYIVTLHELLAHTPHDHVDRKSLMEACQKLEDLSRQIKDEVSETENLRKNLAIERMIVSGCDILLDVNQVYVREGRLVHYFPDRSIATRVRWSLSKTPEKIAVRYCYLFSNHLILTTRDPNGKLHLVQDIGRIPLVSTKLIEDPSDNHTDEDGMSVCTHSQAASSNIHRKGSQSNICESQSLQSLITCPQHHDFKLVIEKKGAQPETVHLYALTMQEKAAWISDISQCLDNVRFSDFVQGGDASMVTMPHCVRNDPKLFQDDVDIRFSRTLNSCKVCQVPKIRYATPERLLERLTDLRFLSIDFLNTFLLTYKVFTDGVTVLEALKKVYYDAEPPEAQTTYQGLPDSSIFTDFQSNQELLSAHLAELEHRGCLMSPRRISASSMSGAGYDSETSERERSSSYDSQGYKPFWRFSSFKKVDEELLCQIKEITVTSKEEDSAEAEEDAEPKRRVSIRVEEPKGSKLDIPPNTLSESSSSETLMAASAPSSPGNLSSTTLVALSTDQGTGESSNVEGVEKTPEKSAEKLTEKLVEKSLEKAAEKSVEEQTPTRSSTPSRSTDHIPSIGESISATSSPIHMSRGSFSQQIPLGRRTSHMSDTGSTSGTSGLTKRRSIVTSESQDEGFPDDISCTSSKHSSIAYPISFQNFFKQRKSQAGMSEDESGPDSSRTASQRSSVQHDRSRKPASKAGVVITSSRQSKRRSSTSATAAAFAIATSASSNPRDISPQRAEETQDLATSRVSSFREKYKRKDSILSTAATMRVLNVLKHWVSKHSQDFDENEELKTMTINFLNEIIAAPNLLQAEQKVANQLLNLLNEHKDKMNEEQIELNLLFTTPSPTALLQSPNTQGIEKFSALEIAEEMTYIDHKIFISIRSQEFLANAWMKEDKAVRAPHIILMTKRFNEGSQLVASEIIRRTNMSARVNAIEKWTAVADIARCLRNYNGVLQICAAFTTSPVYRLKKTWEKVSKSTRSTIKKLQLTVSSDGRFRNLRDTLRRSEPPCIPYLGMYLSDLSFIEEGTPNFTEDGLLNFSKMRMIAHVIREVRCYQDTRYSIEHNPKVSSYLLNKSLLLDDEELYRRSLELEPRTSRLSITPLSSVPQNLSSQGS